A window of Candidatus Eisenbacteria bacterium genomic DNA:
TGATGCCCTCGGTGAGCACGCGGCCGGGCATGTCGGCCGGCGGAGTGATCCCGGCGAGCGCGAGCAGCGTCGGCGCGACGTCGAGCAGCGCCGGGCGATCCAGGCGCGCGCGGGGACGGACGCGCGCGCCGTAGAGGTAGAGGATGCCGTCGATCCGGTGGTAGCGCTCGGTCACGCGCCGCATGTCGCGCATCGTGCTCGGGTCGTCGGGAAGCGCGCCCAGAAGGAAGCCGTGGTCCGAGAGCACGACGAGCGTCGTGCCGGCGTCCATCGCGGCCATGTAGTCGCCGACGATCTCGTCGGCGAAACGATAGACCTCCTCGACCGTGTGCCCGAAGCGCGCCTGCTGCGCGGCGAGCTCGCCGCCCATGGGGCCGGCACGGAAGAGATGGCCGAAGAGGTGGGCGGTCGAGTCGGTCGCCTCGATGTAGACCATGAGCAGGTCGGGCCGCTCTTCGCGCCACAGGCGAAGCCCGATTGCGCGATACGTCTCCGCGGTCGCGATGGCCCAGCGCAGGTGTGAGAGCTCGTCGTCGAACCGGAACGGTCGCGCGAGCTCCTCGGGCGGGACGGTCGCGAAGCGCGCGAGGTCGCCCGCGCCGACGTCGCCCGGCCGTCGCACGAGCGGCGTGATCTCCGCCTCGAGCTCCGGAGGATGCACCATGCCGACGTCGAGGTGGCTGCCGCTCGCGCCCTCGGGGAAGAGGAAGTGGTAGCAGGTGTGGTCGCTCACGATCGCGCCGTGGACCGTTTCCGCCGGCCAGGTGGCCCACCAGCCGACGACCGCGACCGTGCGACCCGCGCCCGAGAAGAGATTCCAGAGCGCCTTCACGCGCCGCATGCGGCTCGTCACCGGGAGCTGCTCGCCCGTCTTCTCGTTGACGGCGACGAAGTGGCCGATGCCGTGCGCCTCGGGTGGCTTGCCGGTCGCGATGGTCGTCCAGATGATCGGCGAGAGGATCGGGCGCATGCTGCGCAGGCGCCCGTACGCGCCCTCCTGCCGCAGGCGAGCGAAGTGCGGCAGCTTGCCCTCGGACATGAGCAGATCGACGGTCTCCGGGTCCATACCGTCGAGCCCGAGGACGATGATGCGCTCGCGCGCGTCGCCCCCGCATCCCGCCGCGAGCAGGGCGAGGAGCACGCAGCTCACGACGGCCCGGCGCATCGCCGCGTCGCCTACGGCCGGCGCGCCGCCGCTGTCAAGGCGAGACGAGGGCTCACCGCGCCTCGCGTGGCCGCTCGCGATCGATCTCGGCCGCGAGATCGGCTGCGCGCGGCCGGCCGGCCGTCGCCAGGTGACGCGGGTTGATCGCCTGCGAGCGCCGGGCCGCCTGTAGCGCTTCGTTCCAGTGTCCGCTCCGTCGATAGACGAGCGCCAGGTTGTAGAAGAGGACGTCGTTCTCGGGCGCGGCCGCCGCTGCACGCTCGAGCTCGCGCGCACCGTCAGGCCAGCTCGTGGCCGCTGCCGTGACGCCGCGCATGTAGTGGAAGTGGCCGAGGAGGTTCTGCGTCAGGTAGTCCTTCGGCACGCGGGGGTCGTCCTCGCCCGCGAGCACATCGGGCGTCGCGAGCGGCGCCGGGTGCGGTCCCGGACGGCGCGCCTCGAAGACGAGCCCCATGGGGACGATCTCGAGCCCAGGCACCTTCCAGTTCGGATGGTGCGTGAAGAAGAGCCGTTCGCCCTCGGGATCGAACCGCATCGCGGGCGGCACCGGACCGCCGATGCCCTGCAGAACGAGGTCGACGTCCGGACGGCGTCCTTCGACGAAGTGGAGGTACATGAGCGCGAAGAGCACGTTGTCGTCGGTCGCGACCAGGTGTGCGCCCGGTGGCAGCGCTCCAAGGACCGCGAGCCCGAAGTCCTCGGCGATCCGGTACCGGCTGCGATCGAACTCCGGCCAGCGGGCGACGAGCGCGACCAGAGGCAGAAGGAGCGGGGCCGCGCGAAGCGCGCGGGGCAACGCCGTGACCAGCACTTCGCAGCCGAGCGCCGCCACGATGGCGGCCAGCGCGTAGGACGGAACGTAGTAGCGGTGCCACACGAAGACGTCGGCACGCGACCCGTGCAGTGCGACGCTCGCGAGGTTCGCCAGCATGAGGAGGACGAAGAGGGCGAGCGGCGCCTGGCGCCGCCACGCCACGCCGGCTCCGACGAGCACGAGGGCGACGCCACCCCAGCCGAGCTCGATCGGGAAGCTCGCGACGTAGTCGCGCGCGATGGTCCAGAGGTCGCCCGGTTGCTCGACCCAGGCGCGCTGCCAGAAGTTCCGCCGGGTCACGACCGCGGCGAAGGCGCGCATCGTCTCGGGATCGCCCCAATCGAGGACGGGGTGCGCCCGCGAGCGCACCGGCAGATACAGGTAGGGGAGGAGCCCCAGGACGAAGGCGCCGGCCGCGGCGGCGAGCGGGACGGGTCTTCTGGTCCCGGGTCCTCCGGTCGCGACGGCCCAGGCGCCGAGGACCGCGGCGTAGACCGCCATGAACGCATGGTTCGTCGCGCCGAGGCCGCACAGGAAGAAGGCGCGGGCGAGGCTCGCGGTGTCGCGGCGGTCGCGCCAGGTGACGGCGGCGTGGGTCGCCGCGACGACGAACAGAGCGTTCAAGGCGTAGACGCGCTGCACGTTGGCTTCGCCCCAGAGGCTCGGGCTCGCGGCGAACAGGAGCGCTGCGACCAGGGACGCGACGGACCCGGCGCCGAGCCGCCGGCAGAGGTGATGGAGACCGCCGACCGCGACCGCGGCGCATGCGGCGCTGAAGAGGCTCATCCGCCAGGCGACCGATCCGAAGGGGAGCACGAGCGTCCAGAGCTTCCCGGCCAGGACGTAGAGGGGATAGCCGGTCGGATGCGGGATCCCGAGCCGATCGACCGCCGTCACGAGCTCGCCGCTGTCGCCGACGTAGATCGTCGGGCAGGCCCCGAGCGCGTAGATCGCGAAGACCACTGCACCCAGGGCGAGCGACCCTCGCACGGCGCGCATCTCAGCGGGCTGCCCCGGCGCGCGTCAAGTCGGTGGCGTCCCGACGCGCCGCGCCAGGCTCGGGCGACCCGGCGCGGCCATGCAATCGCGATTTTTCTGTTGACGCCCCCGACCTTCCCGGCGTAGAGGCGCGGGAATCGGCCCGCGCACTTTCGCGCGGCGCAATCGAAGGAGGGGGAATGAAGCGGAGCATGGCTTTGGGGGTGTGTGCCGTGCTGCTCGCGGTGGGATCCATCGCGGGCGCGAGCACGATCACGCAGAACGTTTCGTGGACGATCGACCGCCCCGGCACCTCGACGACGTACCGCATCACCGCCTACGGCGACTCGATCTACGCCGGCTATCGCGGCTCGCTGTCGAGCGTCGCCAAGCGTGCCGCGCCGCACGTCGACGGCGAGTACCTCTCGCAGCTCTGGAACGCCGACATCGAGGTGCGCCGGCGCACCAAGTCCGGCGCGGTCGCGTCGGACATCTACAACAACAAGATCGTGGCCGAGCGCTCGTACATGCAGTCGGCGAACACGCGCGTCGTCACCTTCGAGATGTGCGGCAACGACGGCCTGCAGGCACGCAGCAACTTCGCGGGCCAGAGCGGCACCTGCAACCTGGCGCCGCTCAACACGGCGCAGTCGAACTGCACCACCTACCTCCAGTCCGCAATGGACTACATCAACGCCAACGCCAATGCGGGCACGGTGCTGAAGGTGGTCTCGAACCTCTACTACCCGGGCTATGCGGCCGACAACGCGCTCGCGAACTGCACCATCTCCGGCGTGCGCCCGAACAAGCAGGAGATCTTCCTGCCGTACATCGCGCGCATGAACTGGCGGGCGTGCAACTTCGCCGCGCAGAAGGGCTTCGCGTGCGCGGACAGCTTCGCGCAGTACATGGGCGCGGACTACGACTCGAATGGCGACGGCCTGATCGACTCCGAGGCCATCCGCTACGTGCAGGGCGAGTCCGAGACGGACTACGTGAACAAGATCGTCACGACCTACCGCGCGACCCTGCGTGACGCGAACACGCACTTCGTGAGCTCGAGCACGAGCTACGACTACATCCAGTCCGACAACACGCACCCGACCTACACCGGCTCGACCGTCAGCGTCGGCATCTTCGGCGGCACGGGCTCCGGCTCGGGCGCGCCGGACTACAGCGGCTCGCAGATCGTGGGCGGCAAGAACCCGGTCTGGAACCAGTTCGGTCACGAGCGGATGGGCTGGGCGATCTCGGTGAACAACCCCGCGACGCCCTGATCCGATCGATCCCGTCGACACACGCGGCGCACTTCGCTCCGGCGGGGTGCGCCGCGTTTCGTTTCGGGGTCAGGCGAGGAAGCGCAGCGCGACCATCGCCGGGACGCCGACCCAGTACGCGAGCCAGCACGCGATCTCGACCGCGCGGCGAACGCCCGGCGTCGCGACCGGCATCGCGTGGGCGGCGGCCAGCACGATCGCTTCGGCTCCGATCCGCCAGAGCGTCGCCCACGCCGTCAGGTAGACCACCATCGTCGCCCAGAAGACGGCGAGCGTCCGGAGCCACGCGCCCGGCCCCTCGAGATAGTACTGCCCGAACGTGCCGCCGTAGGCGATGAACTGATGCGCGTTGAAGAAGATCGCCGCCGGCGCGAAGCCGAAGACGGCGAATTTGAGGACCGGATGATACCAGGCGCGCGCGCGACGGCCGCGCGCGTAGACCACGACCGGCGACGCCGTCGCGCCACGCGGCTCGAGCGCATCGACGAGCGCCGCGAGGTCCGCGGGGCGCAGCTCGTATGCGAGACGCCGTCCGGACGCGAGCCGCAGTCCGAGACCGGGGCCGGGCAGCGGCAACCGCCACGGCAGCAGGCCCGCGATCGACGCAACGGGCACCTCGACGCGGCGATCGCGGCGTCGAAGCACGACGAGGCCGTCCGCCACGTCGACTTCGCCGGCCCACGCCCGATCGAGCAGCCGGGCGAGCGTCCAGGGCAGGAGCGTGAGCCATGCGAAGGTCGCGACCGTCGCCTCGGGGGTCACGTCATCGCGAAGGACGACGGCTCGCATGAGGAGGAGGAGCGCGATCGCTCCCACCCCGAGCAGGACGGCGACCGCGATGCGCCCGGCCCGGGCATAGACGATGGCGCGCTGCACAGGTTGCGGGTCCCCGGGGGCCTCCTTATGGTATTCGCGAGCCCGATGGCGAGCGATCCCGAGTGGCCGCGCGTACGCGTCGACGCCGACGGCGTGCGGATCGTCGAGACGCCGGATCACCGTCCCGACGTCTGGATCGTGCTCGCCGTGGGCGTGGTCCTGATCGCAGGCATCGTGGGTCTGTGGCCGAGCCGTCCGCAGGGCGCGACCGAGACCGCGCGCGCCGCCGCGCCGGCGGTCGGGGCGACGCCGGCCCCGCCGCGTGCGGAGCCCGCCACCGGCGACGCCGCGCTTCCGCACTCCGCTCCCGCGACGCGCGCCGGCAAGATCCGTGCGCTCCGGAAGATGGGCGTCGAGCCCCGGCGCGGCCCCGACGGCAAGCGCGAGTACGCCGCCAAGGACGTCATCGGCGCCCTGCGCGCCGCGGGCGTGCGCGACGGGATCGCCGCCTTCGAGCCGCCGGGGACGGACCCGCCGAAGCCCGGCATCATCGTTCCCGACGACTGGGTGCTGCCCGAAGGCTACGTGCGCCACTACCAGGTGACCGACGACGGCCAGCAGCTCCCGCCCATCCTGATGTTCCATCCCGACTACGAGTTCGTCGACGAGCAGGGCAACGCGATCGCGGTGCCGGCCGATCGCATCGTGCCGCCGGATCTCGCGCCGCCGGGGCTCGTCGTCCGCATGCTCGAGGTTCCGAGCCCGGATCGTCCGCGCTGAGCCGGCCGGTGGCGCGGCGCGGGCTGGTTCGAACCCTCGGCGGCGTCGTCGCGACCGGCGTTGCGTTCTCCTTGTACTCGCGGGTCGAGCCGCGCTGGTTCGCCCTCGGCTGGGTGGGGCTCGTGCCGTGGCTCCTCGCGCTCGACCGCACGACGACGTGGCGCGGCGTCCTCGCGTCCGGCGTCGCCATGTCGATCGCGTTCACTCTCGGGGTGTTCTCGTGGTTCGCGGACGCGATGGCCGACTACGTGTCGGTGCCGCTCTGGCTCATGTACGTCGTCCTCGTCGTCGGGGCGCCGTTCTTCCAGCCGCAGGTCGTGGCCTTCTCGCTGGTGCGCCACGCCGCCCGGTGGCGAGGCTTCGGCGCCACGCGCCGTGCGCTCGCCGGCGCATGCGCGTACGTCGCGACCGAGTGGGCGTTGCCTCGGCTCTTCGGCGACACGATCGGGCAGGGCTTCTTCGCGTCGCCCGTCCTGCGTCAAGCGGCCGACGTCGCCGGCGCGCCGGGGCTCACGTTCGTCCTCGTCGTCGCGAACGAGTGCGTGCACGAGGCGGTGACGCGCATGCGGCGGCGCGAGAGCGTGCTCGCACCGATCGCCGCCGTCGCACTCTTGTTCGCGGCGCTCGGGGTCTACGGCGCCATGCGCCTCCGCCAGCTCGACCGTGCGGAGACGCTGCCGCCCCTGCGAGTGGCGATCGTGCAGGGGGACGTCGTCCACTACGACCGCCTCGCGGCCGAGGTCGGGACGTACGAGGCCGTCCGGCGCATCCTCGACACCCACTTCGATCTGTCGGCGACGGCGGTGCAGCACGACGGCGTGGATCTCGTCGTGTGGCCGGAGACGGTCTACCCGACGACCTTCGGCACGCCGAAGAGCCCCGAGGGCGCCGCGTTCGACCGTGAGATCGGCGCGTTCGTCGTGCGGAGCCGCCGGCCCCTTGTGTTCGGGTCGTACGACGGCGAGAACGGCCACGAGTACAACGCGGCCGTGTTCCTCGAGCCGACCGACGACGGTGCGGTGACGTTCGACACGTACCGCAAGGCGTCGCTCTTCCCGCTGACCGAACGTGTCCCGGCGTGGCTCGACGGCCCGCGGCTGCGCCGCTGGCTCCCGTGGCTCGGAACGTGGACGCCCGGCGACGGCGCGACCGTGGTGTCGCTCGCGCTGCCGGACGGTCGCAGCGTCCGGGTGGCGCCGCTCGTCTGCTACGACGCGGTCGAGCCCCGCAACGCCGCCGGCGCCGTGCGCGAGGGCGCCGAGCTCATCGTGACGCTCTCGAACGACAGCTGGCTCGGCGCGGGCGCGCACCTGCACTTCGTCGTGTCGGCCCTCCGCAGCGTGGAGACGCGCCGCCCCCAGGTGCGCGCGACGACCACCGGCGTCTCGGCGGTGATCACGCCCACCGGGGAGCTGACGGCCGTGGCGGACGTCCACGTGCAGACGGTGCTGGTCGGATCGGTGACGCCGGTCCGCGGGGAGATGCCGCTCGCCGTGCGATGGGGCGACTGGCTCGGTCCGGTCGCGCTCGTCCTCGGCCTGGCGTTTTTCTTCACGAGGCCGGTGCACGCGCGCACGGCGATGTGATATCGCTTGCGCATGCGCGCGCACGCCGCGGCATTGGTCGCCCTGGGCATCGCGTGCGCGGACCCGACGACCACGACGACGACGATGCAGCCCGACTTCGACGCGCTTCGCGAGCGCATGGTGCGCGAGCAGCTCGCGTCGCGCGACGTGACGGACGCCCGCGTGCTGGCCGCCATGCGGCGCGTGCCGCGCCACGAGTTCGTGCCGGCGGCCCTGCGGGCGCAGGCGTACGAGGACGGTCCGCTGCCCATCGGGCACGAGCAGACGATCAGCCAGCCATACATCGTGGCGCTCATGACGCAGCTCGCGGCCCTCGGGCCCGCGAGCCGGGTGCTCGAGGTCGGCACGGGCTCGGGGTACCAGGCGGCGATCCTCGCTGAGGTGGCGCGCGACGTCTACACGATCGAGATCGTCGAGCCGCTCGCGCGCAGCGCCGAGGCGACGCTGCGGCGGCTCGGCTACGAGCGCGTGCACGTCCGCGCCGGCGACGGCTACCGCGGCTGGCCGGAGGCGGCGCCTTTCGATGCGATCCTGGTCACGGCCGCGCCGGAGAAGGTGCCCGCGCCGTTGCTGGAGCAGCTCGCCGTCGGCGGCCGGCTCGTGATTCCGGTCGGACGGCTCGACCAGGAGCTCGAGGTCCATCGCCGGACCGCCGGCGGGTTCGAGGTGGAGCGCGTCGCCCCGGTGCGGTTCGTGCCGATGACCGGTGAGGCCGCCGGCCAGCGCCGGTGACGCAGCCGGTCCAGTGGGATAGAGAGGGCGCATGGTCGTCGTCACGAATCGCATTCCCGTCTCCAAGGGTCACGAGATCGACTTCGAGGATCGCTTCAAGCGACGCGTGCACCTGGTCGATCGCGCGCCGGGCTTCGTGCGCAACGAGGTGCACCGGCCGCGGCCGCTCAAGTTCAGCCACGAGACGGGTGGCTGGGTCGAGGATCCCGACGCGCAGGGCTACTACGAGGTGAAGACCTGGTGGAGGACGTTCGAGGATTTCGTCGCGTGGACGAAGAGCCCGGCCTTCGCCGAGGCGCACTCGAACCGCCCGCCGCAGGGCATGTTCGCCGGGCCGAACGTGCTCGAGGTGCACGAGATCCTGACGAGCACCGACTTGAAGCTGTAGCGGCGGCTCACAGATCCGGCGGCGCACCTCTTCTCGCCGGGTCGAGCGGGGCTCCAGGTGCACGGTCAGCTGGCGCTCTGGTCATCGACGAACTCGTAGCGCTTGCGTCCCAAGCCTGGAGGCAGCAGGCGGCTCTTGACGTCGCTCACGACTCGCGCGCCCGTGCTGCGTCGCTCATTCGGATCGGGTCAAGCGGAGCGAAGGACCTTCAGCAGCTCTTTCGCTCCGGGTCCCGAGGAGGCCGGGTTCTGGCCGGTCACCAGCTTGCCGTCCACCTGGACGTAGGGAACCCAGTTGGCGACCTTGCTGAAGATGGCGCCCCGTTCCTTCAAGCGGTCTTCCACCAGGAAGGGCACGACCTTCGTCAGCTCGACCGCCTCTTCTTCCTCGTTCGTGAACGCGGTCACGCGCTTCCCTTTGACCAGATACTCGCCGTTCTTTCCGCGCACGTTCACCAGCGCGACGGGCGCGTGACATACGGCGGCGACGGGCTTGTCGGCCTTCACGAAGGCTTCGATCAGGGCGATGGAGGTCGCGTTGTCGGGCATGTCCCACATGGGGCCATGTCCGCCGGGGTAGAAGACGGCATCGAAGTCGTTCGCGGACACGTCGGCCAGCTTCTTCGTGTTGGCGAGCGCAGCCTTCGCAGGGGAGTCGGCCTGGAAGCGCCTCGTCAAATCGGTCTGGTTCTCGGGTTGGTCGCTCTTCGGATCGAGCGGCGGCTGGCCACCCTTCGGCGAGGCCAGCGTGAGCTCCGCGCCGCCGTCCCTCAGCACGTAGTAGGGAGCGGCGAGCTCCTCCAGCCAGAAGCCGGTCTTCTTTCCGGTGTCACCGAGTCGGTCGTGAGAAGTGAGAACGATGAGGATCTTCATTGCAAACCTCCGATGGAAGGGTCAGGCGCCGCCCGCTGACACGGTCATCGACACGACGCGCTGACTCACGCGATCTCCCAACGTCTCGACGTGAGCTGAGTCAATGGACGTCGATCCTCGGAGGCAAGACGCCGCTACGTCGACGGCCGGGCGTTGGTCAGGCGCCGCCACTCCCCGCGCCGCGCATGGGGAAGGAGAGCTCCAGAACGACGCAGCCAACCTCCGTCTTGAAGGGGCCATGCACTTCACCCCCGGGACGACTCGCGTAGTGGCCCGCTTCGAGCCACAGGTCGAAGGCCTGGTCGTAGAGCCGACCGCTCACGATGAAGACCTCCTCGGGGTAGTCGTGACTCTTCCCGCCGAATGGCGTGGTGTCGGCGCCAGGGTGGAATCGCGTCAGTCGTGTGTACTCGCCCGTCACCGGATCGATGCTGAGCGTGAGCTCTTCGACCATCCCCTCGAGGCCCGTGACGGGCGTCCACCGCCCTTGGCTCTCCGATGCCAGCGGGTTCCAGTACCGTGCGGTCGACTTCGCCATGGTCTTCCCTCGTCTCGTAGGTAGCGGCGGCCCTCGTCGGTGCTGTGCGCGCAACGACGCGGCGGCTCAGCGCCGGCGCGTGAGCGCCGTCCGCTGCAAGCGCGGGCTGGGCGCCCTCGCAGGAGCTCGTTTGGCGAGCGCTCGCTCGGCCTGTCTGGGGATTTCGACAGCGACGAAGTAGGCTTCCGGGTAGAGGTAGCCCTCTTGGGACCCGTCGACGACGCGCACGTATCCCTCTCGGGTCGCCACATTGTCGGGTAGGCGCTCGTAGACCCAATCCCTGGACCGCGTCACGGCCGGACATTTTCCACGAGGCCGGCAATCTGCACGAACTCGACGCTAGGGCGCACACCGTAGAGACCGGCTACCCGCTCGAGTAGCTCATCAGTGAAGAACGCCTTGGCGGCCTCCTCGGAGTCCCAGACATAGAAGTTCGCGGCCTCACGCTTCCCGGAATTGAGCGTGAAAGCCTTTGAGCGTAGCCCCGGCAGTCCTTCGAAGCTTACGCGTGCGGTCTCCGCGATCTTCCGCACGGCTCGCTCATCGAAGTTGTCTCCATAACGGAACGTAACGAATACACCGATCATGTCGCACTCCCTTCGACGTAGTCGTTGAGGTCCCCTCAGTGGGCACGCGCCTTGATGACGCCCACCGGCAATTGGCCGGACCTGGACGATCCCGCACGGCGCCCACCTATCATCAGCGCGCATCGGTCGGAAGGATGGGCAGCCCGACGGGAACTCGCGGTGATCGACGGGACGGGCAGAGCGGCGGGCGAGCGCTCAGACAGACGGCGACCAAGCGAACGGCCCCCTTCTGACTGCGCGCCGTCGCGTCGCGAGGTTGGCGGGTGAGGCGGAGGCGCCTGCGTAGCGGCGCGACGAAACGCGGGGCCGGGCCGAGCCGTGTGTGCTCTCGCGCGGCGAAGCCGAAGCCGCAGCCTCACCCGCCAACCTCGCGGACCGACGCCCGCATTCAGACCCCGCATCCGCCGCGACGCGTCGCGCGTAGGGACGCCGATGATCGCGCAGATGCTGATACTGGGGTTGGTGAAGGTGGTGGCGCCGGTCCTGCTCGTGCGGGCAGCCTGGTGGGTCCTCGCGGACCTGATCCTCGACCGCGTGGACCTGCCGTTCGTGTGACGGCCGGCTACCGCTACGCGGGCGAGAGCCGCAGGACCGGGATGTCCCGCGTCGTGCGCGCCTGGTAGTCGTCGTAGTCGGGGTACATCGCGCACAGGCGAGGCCAGAGGGCCTTCTTCTCCTCGGGGCTCACGCGGCGCGAGACCATGGTCCGGCGCTCGCGCCCGATCTCGACCTCGCAGCGCGGGTTCGCCTCCAGGTTCAGGTACCAGACC
This region includes:
- the lnt gene encoding apolipoprotein N-acyltransferase, with translation MARRGLVRTLGGVVATGVAFSLYSRVEPRWFALGWVGLVPWLLALDRTTTWRGVLASGVAMSIAFTLGVFSWFADAMADYVSVPLWLMYVVLVVGAPFFQPQVVAFSLVRHAARWRGFGATRRALAGACAYVATEWALPRLFGDTIGQGFFASPVLRQAADVAGAPGLTFVLVVANECVHEAVTRMRRRESVLAPIAAVALLFAALGVYGAMRLRQLDRAETLPPLRVAIVQGDVVHYDRLAAEVGTYEAVRRILDTHFDLSATAVQHDGVDLVVWPETVYPTTFGTPKSPEGAAFDREIGAFVVRSRRPLVFGSYDGENGHEYNAAVFLEPTDDGAVTFDTYRKASLFPLTERVPAWLDGPRLRRWLPWLGTWTPGDGATVVSLALPDGRSVRVAPLVCYDAVEPRNAAGAVREGAELIVTLSNDSWLGAGAHLHFVVSALRSVETRRPQVRATTTGVSAVITPTGELTAVADVHVQTVLVGSVTPVRGEMPLAVRWGDWLGPVALVLGLAFFFTRPVHARTAM
- a CDS encoding DUF2723 domain-containing protein, producing MRGSLALGAVVFAIYALGACPTIYVGDSGELVTAVDRLGIPHPTGYPLYVLAGKLWTLVLPFGSVAWRMSLFSAACAAVAVGGLHHLCRRLGAGSVASLVAALLFAASPSLWGEANVQRVYALNALFVVAATHAAVTWRDRRDTASLARAFFLCGLGATNHAFMAVYAAVLGAWAVATGGPGTRRPVPLAAAAGAFVLGLLPYLYLPVRSRAHPVLDWGDPETMRAFAAVVTRRNFWQRAWVEQPGDLWTIARDYVASFPIELGWGGVALVLVGAGVAWRRQAPLALFVLLMLANLASVALHGSRADVFVWHRYYVPSYALAAIVAALGCEVLVTALPRALRAAPLLLPLVALVARWPEFDRSRYRIAEDFGLAVLGALPPGAHLVATDDNVLFALMYLHFVEGRRPDVDLVLQGIGGPVPPAMRFDPEGERLFFTHHPNWKVPGLEIVPMGLVFEARRPGPHPAPLATPDVLAGEDDPRVPKDYLTQNLLGHFHYMRGVTAAATSWPDGARELERAAAAAPENDVLFYNLALVYRRSGHWNEALQAARRSQAINPRHLATAGRPRAADLAAEIDRERPREAR
- a CDS encoding cupin domain-containing protein; this translates as MAKSTARYWNPLASESQGRWTPVTGLEGMVEELTLSIDPVTGEYTRLTRFHPGADTTPFGGKSHDYPEEVFIVSGRLYDQAFDLWLEAGHYASRPGGEVHGPFKTEVGCVVLELSFPMRGAGSGGA
- a CDS encoding SGNH/GDSL hydrolase family protein translates to MALGVCAVLLAVGSIAGASTITQNVSWTIDRPGTSTTYRITAYGDSIYAGYRGSLSSVAKRAAPHVDGEYLSQLWNADIEVRRRTKSGAVASDIYNNKIVAERSYMQSANTRVVTFEMCGNDGLQARSNFAGQSGTCNLAPLNTAQSNCTTYLQSAMDYINANANAGTVLKVVSNLYYPGYAADNALANCTISGVRPNKQEIFLPYIARMNWRACNFAAQKGFACADSFAQYMGADYDSNGDGLIDSEAIRYVQGESETDYVNKIVTTYRATLRDANTHFVSSSTSYDYIQSDNTHPTYTGSTVSVGIFGGTGSGSGAPDYSGSQIVGGKNPVWNQFGHERMGWAISVNNPATP
- a CDS encoding protein-L-isoaspartate(D-aspartate) O-methyltransferase, coding for MVREQLASRDVTDARVLAAMRRVPRHEFVPAALRAQAYEDGPLPIGHEQTISQPYIVALMTQLAALGPASRVLEVGTGSGYQAAILAEVARDVYTIEIVEPLARSAEATLRRLGYERVHVRAGDGYRGWPEAAPFDAILVTAAPEKVPAPLLEQLAVGGRLVIPVGRLDQELEVHRRTAGGFEVERVAPVRFVPMTGEAAGQRR
- a CDS encoding antibiotic biosynthesis monooxygenase; this encodes MVVVTNRIPVSKGHEIDFEDRFKRRVHLVDRAPGFVRNEVHRPRPLKFSHETGGWVEDPDAQGYYEVKTWWRTFEDFVAWTKSPAFAEAHSNRPPQGMFAGPNVLEVHEILTSTDLKL
- a CDS encoding alkaline phosphatase family protein — its product is MRRAVVSCVLLALLAAGCGGDARERIIVLGLDGMDPETVDLLMSEGKLPHFARLRQEGAYGRLRSMRPILSPIIWTTIATGKPPEAHGIGHFVAVNEKTGEQLPVTSRMRRVKALWNLFSGAGRTVAVVGWWATWPAETVHGAIVSDHTCYHFLFPEGASGSHLDVGMVHPPELEAEITPLVRRPGDVGAGDLARFATVPPEELARPFRFDDELSHLRWAIATAETYRAIGLRLWREERPDLLMVYIEATDSTAHLFGHLFRAGPMGGELAAQQARFGHTVEEVYRFADEIVGDYMAAMDAGTTLVVLSDHGFLLGALPDDPSTMRDMRRVTERYHRIDGILYLYGARVRPRARLDRPALLDVAPTLLALAGITPPADMPGRVLTEGITIDDPVRSIASYEDGTSVTAADKAPDAGVDPAILDRLRALGYLETSSPKADRTLAGRQFEAGRFAEAAEAYRRLVDANPSDGGLRASLAGALGALGRYDEALTQASEAIRLEPLGPEGYHNRALVLERQGKRDDALRDYRAAAQCNPGYEPARHALQRLTGSPLASPPRTDAERRALAVTQRASAAARRGDYDAAWRLLDDAARVAPDYSLVYQYRANVAFLRGDRAAAIAALERALALDPENVLYRGNLQRLRAAPTTTIPPNG
- a CDS encoding type 1 glutamine amidotransferase domain-containing protein; translation: MKILIVLTSHDRLGDTGKKTGFWLEELAAPYYVLRDGGAELTLASPKGGQPPLDPKSDQPENQTDLTRRFQADSPAKAALANTKKLADVSANDFDAVFYPGGHGPMWDMPDNATSIALIEAFVKADKPVAAVCHAPVALVNVRGKNGEYLVKGKRVTAFTNEEEEAVELTKVVPFLVEDRLKERGAIFSKVANWVPYVQVDGKLVTGQNPASSGPGAKELLKVLRSA